The window cgtcaactaacgtccactaacgtcaactaacgtcaagtaacgtcaactaacgtcaactaacatcaactaacgtccactaacgtaaagtaacgtcaagtaacatcaagtaacgtccactaacgtcaagtaacgtaaagtaacggcaactaacgtcaagtaacgtccactaacgtcaagtaacctcCACTaaggtccactaacgtcaactaacgtcaagtaacgtcaagtaaggtCAACTAATGTCAAGCaaggtcaagtaacgtcaagtaacgtcaactaacgtcaggtAACGTCACGTAACGTCAGGTAACGTCACGTAACGTCAGGTAACGTCAACTaaggtcaagtaacgtcaactaacgtcaagtaacgtcacctaacgtccactaacgtcaactaacgtcaactaacgtcaagtaacgtcatatAACGTCAaccaacgtcaagtaacgtccactaacgtcaagtaacgtccactaacgtccactaacgtcaactaacgtcaagtaacgtcaagtcacgtccactaacgtccactaacgtccactaacgtcacctaacgtcaactaacgtcaagtaacgttaactataacgtcaagtaacgtcaatcaacgtcaactaacgtcaggtaacgtcaactaacgtcaggtaacgtccactaacgtcaagtaacttcAAATAACGTCAAGTAAAGTTACGTAACGTCAGCTAACGTCTACTAACTTcacctaacgtcaactaacgtcgcgTAACATCAtctaatgtcaactaacgtcaactaacggcaAGTAAggccaactaacgtccactaatgtcaagtaacgtccactaacgtcaactaacgtcaagtaacgccgactaacgtccactaacgtcaagtaacgtcgactaacgtcaagtaaggtcaactaacgtccactaacgtcaagtaacgtcaactaacgtccactaacgtcaacaaacgtcaactaacgtcaactaacgtcaagtaacttcaagtaacgtcaagtaacgtccactaacgtccactaacgtcaactgacgtcaactaacgtccatgtccactaacgtccactaacgtcaactatcgTCAAGAAACGTCAAGTAacttcaagtaacgtcaactaacgtcaattcacggccactaacgtcaagtaacgtcaactattttccactaacgtcaagtaacgtcaactaacgtcaactaacgtcaagtaacgtcaagtaacgtcaactagcgTCAAGTAACGCTAACCAGCGTCAAGTAACGTCCATTAACGTctagtaacatcaactaacgtcaggtAACGTCAAGTTACCTCAAGTTTCGtcaaataacgtcaagtaacgtcaagttacgttaaccaacgtcaagtaacgtccactgacGTCAACTATCGTCAAGTAacttcaagtaacgtcaagtaacgtccactaacgtcaagtaacgtcacctaacgtcaactaacgtcacgtaacgtccactaacgttaaATAACGTCACctgacgtcaagtaacgtcaagtaacgtcacctaACGTCCACTCGCGCAAATTTACGTCAAGTTACGGCAAGTTATGACAAGTTACGTCAAGTTGCGCGAAGTTGCGCGACCTTGCGCAACCTTGCGCAAACTTGCGTAAAGTTACGTAAAGTTACGTTGCGCAAAGTTACGTCAAGTTGAGCCACGTTGCGCACACTTGCGCAACCTTGACAAAGTTACGTCAAGTtatgtcaagttacgtcaagttacgtgaGGTTGTGCGAACTTGCGCAAACCAAACGCGAACTTACGCAAACCACCGTATACGCTATGATCCAAGTTCAGGACCTTCAAACATTCTCGAACATGTGACTGATCCACAACTAGATGAAGATGATGAGGTCGAAGAAGAGTATGAAGATGAAGACGAAGACTAGTTTATGATTATTGTatgtttttatttttcatgtactttaaTTTAAGGTTTAATGTTTATTGTTTAATGTAATGTAATGTTGAACTTTATTGCAATGTTTATTTTTTAACAACACTTTTATTCAAAACACATTTTCAAACGGTTACATTTTTTGAAATACAACAGAATTaaaataaacttaaaagacaaccacaaacacaaacacaacgaTTACATGATACTTAATCTTCTTGGGATGTTGGAACATCCGACCAGAATTGACCATCACTGTAGTAAGCAGAACTACAAGGATGAGAGTAGTCTTCATAAACCAAATACAGAGATATCACATTTGAACGCCATGAGAGAGTTTCTTTGATCGAGTCCCAAGCTTCTTCAGTCCGAAGACTCTTGGCCGACATTTCGAGAAGACAATCGTCTTCAAAGTACATAACATTATTGTGTTCGAAGGGTACGTTTTGCTTCAAGAAAGCTAATAAAGTTTCTAACCCGATGTCACGAATGTCGATTTCGGCAAACGTAACCTTTTTTCCACTAGCATAATCATACACTTTGTACTCCGAATCGAAACTACCACCGTAGTAAACGTTGAACGAAGCAATCATTGGGGGAGTGGTCAACATTTTTTTGTGTTTAAGTTGTTCGAGTTTGAGTATGAGAAAGAAGAAAACGAGGAATTGTGTATTTAAGGAGTTGTGAATGGTTGTTTATATAGAGAGTGTGGAAAAGTAGgcgttttttaaataaaaaaaagggTTCATTTTATAGCCGtttgagtttatttttttttttaaattttaaaatataaataataataataataataataataataataataaaataattaatattgaaAGTGGGGTCAATGTGGTGGGTGTGATGGATGTCAGTGAATGTAATTGAGAATGTGGTTGAAAGAAGCTGCTGAGGTGACGCTGATATGGTAGCAGTGTAGTTCCATGATAGGTATCATGCATAAAAGTGCTCTAATATAATATATTTCTATCAAACAACTTTAATTTCTTCTTGAACAAAAATTGTGAAGATAGTGATTTGGCCAAGGTAGAAAGTAATGTAATTTGAAAAAACATACAGATATCCTTTTGTTTGTAgtgataaataaaagaaaacagaGAACCTGATTTGGCCACGTCATCATGTATTTCGTCTTGCAGCCTCATATCACTGATAACGTCTCACCAATTCATCACTCAATCATGGAGACACTAATGGCATCCTCCTCTTCCACGGCCTCCATTCTTCGCCACCGTCCGCCGCTCCTCCCCCTCCGTCCCTCCAATTCTTTCTTATCCACCGCTTCTTTCTCTCCGGCGTTCATCGGAAAGCCTTTGTTATTCCGCAATGCAAACAGCAAACTCaatcaatattcatcatcaattaaGTTACAGATTAAATGTAAAGTTATGGAGATTAACGAGAGTCAATTTTCGGAGATAGTGTTGAAATCTGACCGTCCTGTTCTTGTTGAATTCATTGCCGGTTGGTGCGGACCTTGTCGTTTAATCGCTCCCGCTATTGAATCCGTCGCTCAGGTTAGATAGGGTTTCACGCTTTAAATGATTGATATGTATTAATCATCTATCATCTATTTGGAGTAAAATAAACGCTAAATTTGGAGTAATTAGTGTTTCAGTTCGTATAATCAATCTGAATAACGCTTCAAAATCGAATTTTGATTTAATTTTTTGATTTGGAGCCCTAATTATCTAATTTCATATAGTTAATTAGGGTTCCGATTGATGCAAGTATGAAATAATTGTTGATAATAGAAATTTTAACAGAATAAAATGATTAATGAGGGTTTAATTTCAGGAATACGAAGAGAAACTATTGGTTGTAAAAATAGATCATGATTCAAATCCAAAGCTAATTGAAGAATACAAGGTGTACGGATTACCTGCTTTAGTAATGTTCAAAGATGGAAAAGAAATACCTGAAAGCAGAAGAGAAGGTGCAATTACGAAAGCAAAATTGAAGATATACATTGATACATTACTGGATTCTGTATCAATTGCTTAACTCAAATATCAACAAGTATTAATGATTTATTTAAGAGATTCATGTGCAACGGAATTTGTACCATATTATGAACATTTTGTAGTAATTATAGCTCATAAAAGCTGTaactgaatttttgtatttaaGCTCATGAAACACCAATTCTATGGTAGTAAACGGTGTTTAATATTGTCGTTAAGCCGTTTAATCTGAGAAACGTATCGAATTAGAATCGAAAAAATTAATCCGTAGTTAAATAAGGTTTTCAGTTTCGCTTCGGTTCAAGCAATTTTATTTTTTGATACAGCAAATTAATTTAGAAactgtaaaataaataattaaattaaattaataattaatacagcaaatctatagtttctatctatagttaatattatgactgatcatatatatatatatatatatatatatatatatatatatatatatatatatatatatatatatatatatattatatatatatagtcatatatatgtatattttaagtgtAAAAGACAACTCAAGTGCAAAAGCAAACAGAACCGCAGAAGTGAACAAGCAATTATGTGCGGTGTTTAAACTCTGCGGAACCATGCGCAAAAATTATCTGCGAGAGTGTCCAGGACAATTACTGCGGGTATGTCGGTGCTGCGCGGTTGATAGCTCAGCGAAAATTCGAAGCCTATAAATAGGgagtttggcctctcattttaggttgttgattctgtgcaattGCTAAGGTTTTTATGGTTCGCTTGTGAACACGCCCAAGCCTTAATCATAATCAAACCAAGGTAATTCGATCAAGACctggacatggtga of the Rutidosis leptorrhynchoides isolate AG116_Rl617_1_P2 chromosome 5, CSIRO_AGI_Rlap_v1, whole genome shotgun sequence genome contains:
- the LOC139848204 gene encoding thioredoxin X, chloroplastic; the encoded protein is MYFVLQPHITDNVSPIHHSIMETLMASSSSTASILRHRPPLLPLRPSNSFLSTASFSPAFIGKPLLFRNANSKLNQYSSSIKLQIKCKVMEINESQFSEIVLKSDRPVLVEFIAGWCGPCRLIAPAIESVAQEYEEKLLVVKIDHDSNPKLIEEYKVYGLPALVMFKDGKEIPESRREGAITKAKLKIYIDTLLDSVSIA